A genomic region of Parambassis ranga chromosome 7, fParRan2.1, whole genome shotgun sequence contains the following coding sequences:
- the znf362b gene encoding zinc finger protein 362b isoform X4: MAEPRFNNPYFWPPPPSMPGQIKEQLMAEKIRPLHLPPTSTPSQQPLLVPTSSPDGSAQHGMPVQKPQPQQVPGHHPQPQGSGQPDIALHARPASSSGPDGNMDDKSAVKAKGLWEDWHMRQLTEQPGRVNHRSGLAPSSRPDSHSTSEALTPTTPTSSSQNRLGGAPSVNIISGLASGPGMDHMKSGGLAGLLGPPPKAPRGRKKIKAENTSGPLLVVPYPILADQGCVTVAPKEGKTYRCKVCPLTFLTKSEMQIHSKSHTEAKPHKCPHCSKTFANASYLSQHLRIHLGIKPYHCSYCENSFRQLSHLQQHTRIHTGDRPYKCAHPGCEKAFTQLSNLQSHQRQHNKDKPYKCPNCYRAYSDSASLQIHLSAHAIKNAKAYCCSMCGRAYTSETYLMKHMSKHTVVEHLVSHQSPQRTESPSIPIRISLI; encoded by the exons ATGGCGGAGCCTCGATTTAACAACCCGTACTTCTGGCCGCCGCCACCATCCATGCCAGGCCAG ATCAAGGAGCAGCTGATGGCTGAGAAGATTCGCCCACTACACCTGCCGCCTACCTCCACCCCTTCTCAGCAGCCTTTGCTGGTGCCCACCTCGTCTCCGGACGGCAGCGCTCAGCACGGCATGCCGGTGCAAAAACCTCAGCCCCAGCAGGTGCCGGGCCACCACCCGCAGCCGCAGGGCTCGGGACAGCCGGACATAGCTCTGCACGCTCGGCCCGCCTCCAGCTCTGGGCCAG ATGGAAATATGGACGATAAGTCAGCAGTGAAGGCCAAGGGATTATGGGAAGACTGGCACATGAGACAGCTCACTGAGCAACCAGGCCGGGTTAACCATCGCTCAG GTCTTGCTCCGTCATCTCGACCCGACAGCCACAGCACCTCAGAGGCCCTGACACCTACGACCCCGACCTCCAGCAGCCAAAACCGTTTGGGCGGTGCCCCCTCTGTAAATATCATCTCTGGGCTAGCGAGCGGTCCTGGCATGGATCACATGAAGTCTGGGGGCCTGGCAGGACTGTTGGGTCCTCCTCCAAAGGCACCTCGGGGAAGAAAGAAGATCaaggctgaaaacacatctggcccTTTGTTAGTGGTGCCCTACCCCATCCTAGCTGACCAAGGCTGTGTCACCGTGGCACCCAAAGAGGGAAAAACGTACAG ATGCAAAGTCTGCCCACTCACCTTCCTAACCAAGTCAGAGATGCAGATTCATTCCAAGTCCCACACAGAGGCCAAACCACACAAGTGTCCCCACTGCTCCAAGACGTTTGCCAATGCCTCCTACCTGTCGCAGCACTTGCGCATCCACCTGGGGATTAAACCCTACCATTGCTCCTACTGCGAGAACTCGTTCCGTCAGCTGtcacacctgcagcagcacactAG AATCCACACTGGCGATAGGCCTTATAAATGTGCTCACCCTGGATGTGAAAAGGCTTTTACCCAGCTGTCCAACCTTCAG TCCCACCAGAGGCAGCACAACAAAGACAAGCCGTATAAATGTCCCAACTGCTACCGTGCCTACTCAGATTCTGCATCATTGCAGATCCACTTGTCAGCGCATGCCATCAAAAACGCTAAGGCCTACTGCTGCAGCATGTGCGGCCGGGCATACACCTCA GAGACCTACCTTATGAAGCACATGTCCAAACACACGGTGGTGGAGCACCTAGTGAGCCACCAGTCCCCCCAGAGGACCGAGTCCCCCAGCATCCCCATACGCATCTCCCTAATCTGA
- the znf362b gene encoding zinc finger protein 362b isoform X2 → MAEPRFNNPYFWPPPPSMPGQLDNLVLINKIKEQLMAEKIRPLHLPPTSTPSQQPLLVPTSSPDGSAQHGMPVQKPQPQQVPGHHPQPQGSGQPDIALHARPASSSGPDGNMDDKSAVKAKGLWEDWHMRQLTEQPGRVNHRSGLAPSSRPDSHSTSEALTPTTPTSSSQNRLGGAPSVNIISGLASGPGMDHMKSGGLAGLLGPPPKAPRGRKKIKAENTSGPLLVVPYPILADQGCVTVAPKEGKTYRCKVCPLTFLTKSEMQIHSKSHTEAKPHKCPHCSKTFANASYLSQHLRIHLGIKPYHCSYCENSFRQLSHLQQHTRIHTGDRPYKCAHPGCEKAFTQLSNLQSHQRQHNKDKPYKCPNCYRAYSDSASLQIHLSAHAIKNAKAYCCSMCGRAYTSETYLMKHMSKHTVVEHLVSHQSPQRTESPSIPIRISLI, encoded by the exons ATGGCGGAGCCTCGATTTAACAACCCGTACTTCTGGCCGCCGCCACCATCCATGCCAGGCCAG CTGGATAACCTGGTCCTCATTAACAAGATCAAGGAGCAGCTGATGGCTGAGAAGATTCGCCCACTACACCTGCCGCCTACCTCCACCCCTTCTCAGCAGCCTTTGCTGGTGCCCACCTCGTCTCCGGACGGCAGCGCTCAGCACGGCATGCCGGTGCAAAAACCTCAGCCCCAGCAGGTGCCGGGCCACCACCCGCAGCCGCAGGGCTCGGGACAGCCGGACATAGCTCTGCACGCTCGGCCCGCCTCCAGCTCTGGGCCAG ATGGAAATATGGACGATAAGTCAGCAGTGAAGGCCAAGGGATTATGGGAAGACTGGCACATGAGACAGCTCACTGAGCAACCAGGCCGGGTTAACCATCGCTCAG GTCTTGCTCCGTCATCTCGACCCGACAGCCACAGCACCTCAGAGGCCCTGACACCTACGACCCCGACCTCCAGCAGCCAAAACCGTTTGGGCGGTGCCCCCTCTGTAAATATCATCTCTGGGCTAGCGAGCGGTCCTGGCATGGATCACATGAAGTCTGGGGGCCTGGCAGGACTGTTGGGTCCTCCTCCAAAGGCACCTCGGGGAAGAAAGAAGATCaaggctgaaaacacatctggcccTTTGTTAGTGGTGCCCTACCCCATCCTAGCTGACCAAGGCTGTGTCACCGTGGCACCCAAAGAGGGAAAAACGTACAG ATGCAAAGTCTGCCCACTCACCTTCCTAACCAAGTCAGAGATGCAGATTCATTCCAAGTCCCACACAGAGGCCAAACCACACAAGTGTCCCCACTGCTCCAAGACGTTTGCCAATGCCTCCTACCTGTCGCAGCACTTGCGCATCCACCTGGGGATTAAACCCTACCATTGCTCCTACTGCGAGAACTCGTTCCGTCAGCTGtcacacctgcagcagcacactAG AATCCACACTGGCGATAGGCCTTATAAATGTGCTCACCCTGGATGTGAAAAGGCTTTTACCCAGCTGTCCAACCTTCAG TCCCACCAGAGGCAGCACAACAAAGACAAGCCGTATAAATGTCCCAACTGCTACCGTGCCTACTCAGATTCTGCATCATTGCAGATCCACTTGTCAGCGCATGCCATCAAAAACGCTAAGGCCTACTGCTGCAGCATGTGCGGCCGGGCATACACCTCA GAGACCTACCTTATGAAGCACATGTCCAAACACACGGTGGTGGAGCACCTAGTGAGCCACCAGTCCCCCCAGAGGACCGAGTCCCCCAGCATCCCCATACGCATCTCCCTAATCTGA
- the znf362b gene encoding zinc finger protein 362b isoform X3, with amino-acid sequence MQGRMAEPRFNNPYFWPPPPSMPGQIKEQLMAEKIRPLHLPPTSTPSQQPLLVPTSSPDGSAQHGMPVQKPQPQQVPGHHPQPQGSGQPDIALHARPASSSGPDGNMDDKSAVKAKGLWEDWHMRQLTEQPGRVNHRSGLAPSSRPDSHSTSEALTPTTPTSSSQNRLGGAPSVNIISGLASGPGMDHMKSGGLAGLLGPPPKAPRGRKKIKAENTSGPLLVVPYPILADQGCVTVAPKEGKTYRCKVCPLTFLTKSEMQIHSKSHTEAKPHKCPHCSKTFANASYLSQHLRIHLGIKPYHCSYCENSFRQLSHLQQHTRIHTGDRPYKCAHPGCEKAFTQLSNLQSHQRQHNKDKPYKCPNCYRAYSDSASLQIHLSAHAIKNAKAYCCSMCGRAYTSETYLMKHMSKHTVVEHLVSHQSPQRTESPSIPIRISLI; translated from the exons ATGCAGGGaag AATGGCGGAGCCTCGATTTAACAACCCGTACTTCTGGCCGCCGCCACCATCCATGCCAGGCCAG ATCAAGGAGCAGCTGATGGCTGAGAAGATTCGCCCACTACACCTGCCGCCTACCTCCACCCCTTCTCAGCAGCCTTTGCTGGTGCCCACCTCGTCTCCGGACGGCAGCGCTCAGCACGGCATGCCGGTGCAAAAACCTCAGCCCCAGCAGGTGCCGGGCCACCACCCGCAGCCGCAGGGCTCGGGACAGCCGGACATAGCTCTGCACGCTCGGCCCGCCTCCAGCTCTGGGCCAG ATGGAAATATGGACGATAAGTCAGCAGTGAAGGCCAAGGGATTATGGGAAGACTGGCACATGAGACAGCTCACTGAGCAACCAGGCCGGGTTAACCATCGCTCAG GTCTTGCTCCGTCATCTCGACCCGACAGCCACAGCACCTCAGAGGCCCTGACACCTACGACCCCGACCTCCAGCAGCCAAAACCGTTTGGGCGGTGCCCCCTCTGTAAATATCATCTCTGGGCTAGCGAGCGGTCCTGGCATGGATCACATGAAGTCTGGGGGCCTGGCAGGACTGTTGGGTCCTCCTCCAAAGGCACCTCGGGGAAGAAAGAAGATCaaggctgaaaacacatctggcccTTTGTTAGTGGTGCCCTACCCCATCCTAGCTGACCAAGGCTGTGTCACCGTGGCACCCAAAGAGGGAAAAACGTACAG ATGCAAAGTCTGCCCACTCACCTTCCTAACCAAGTCAGAGATGCAGATTCATTCCAAGTCCCACACAGAGGCCAAACCACACAAGTGTCCCCACTGCTCCAAGACGTTTGCCAATGCCTCCTACCTGTCGCAGCACTTGCGCATCCACCTGGGGATTAAACCCTACCATTGCTCCTACTGCGAGAACTCGTTCCGTCAGCTGtcacacctgcagcagcacactAG AATCCACACTGGCGATAGGCCTTATAAATGTGCTCACCCTGGATGTGAAAAGGCTTTTACCCAGCTGTCCAACCTTCAG TCCCACCAGAGGCAGCACAACAAAGACAAGCCGTATAAATGTCCCAACTGCTACCGTGCCTACTCAGATTCTGCATCATTGCAGATCCACTTGTCAGCGCATGCCATCAAAAACGCTAAGGCCTACTGCTGCAGCATGTGCGGCCGGGCATACACCTCA GAGACCTACCTTATGAAGCACATGTCCAAACACACGGTGGTGGAGCACCTAGTGAGCCACCAGTCCCCCCAGAGGACCGAGTCCCCCAGCATCCCCATACGCATCTCCCTAATCTGA
- the znf362b gene encoding zinc finger protein 362b isoform X1, with product MQGRMAEPRFNNPYFWPPPPSMPGQLDNLVLINKIKEQLMAEKIRPLHLPPTSTPSQQPLLVPTSSPDGSAQHGMPVQKPQPQQVPGHHPQPQGSGQPDIALHARPASSSGPDGNMDDKSAVKAKGLWEDWHMRQLTEQPGRVNHRSGLAPSSRPDSHSTSEALTPTTPTSSSQNRLGGAPSVNIISGLASGPGMDHMKSGGLAGLLGPPPKAPRGRKKIKAENTSGPLLVVPYPILADQGCVTVAPKEGKTYRCKVCPLTFLTKSEMQIHSKSHTEAKPHKCPHCSKTFANASYLSQHLRIHLGIKPYHCSYCENSFRQLSHLQQHTRIHTGDRPYKCAHPGCEKAFTQLSNLQSHQRQHNKDKPYKCPNCYRAYSDSASLQIHLSAHAIKNAKAYCCSMCGRAYTSETYLMKHMSKHTVVEHLVSHQSPQRTESPSIPIRISLI from the exons ATGCAGGGaag AATGGCGGAGCCTCGATTTAACAACCCGTACTTCTGGCCGCCGCCACCATCCATGCCAGGCCAG CTGGATAACCTGGTCCTCATTAACAAGATCAAGGAGCAGCTGATGGCTGAGAAGATTCGCCCACTACACCTGCCGCCTACCTCCACCCCTTCTCAGCAGCCTTTGCTGGTGCCCACCTCGTCTCCGGACGGCAGCGCTCAGCACGGCATGCCGGTGCAAAAACCTCAGCCCCAGCAGGTGCCGGGCCACCACCCGCAGCCGCAGGGCTCGGGACAGCCGGACATAGCTCTGCACGCTCGGCCCGCCTCCAGCTCTGGGCCAG ATGGAAATATGGACGATAAGTCAGCAGTGAAGGCCAAGGGATTATGGGAAGACTGGCACATGAGACAGCTCACTGAGCAACCAGGCCGGGTTAACCATCGCTCAG GTCTTGCTCCGTCATCTCGACCCGACAGCCACAGCACCTCAGAGGCCCTGACACCTACGACCCCGACCTCCAGCAGCCAAAACCGTTTGGGCGGTGCCCCCTCTGTAAATATCATCTCTGGGCTAGCGAGCGGTCCTGGCATGGATCACATGAAGTCTGGGGGCCTGGCAGGACTGTTGGGTCCTCCTCCAAAGGCACCTCGGGGAAGAAAGAAGATCaaggctgaaaacacatctggcccTTTGTTAGTGGTGCCCTACCCCATCCTAGCTGACCAAGGCTGTGTCACCGTGGCACCCAAAGAGGGAAAAACGTACAG ATGCAAAGTCTGCCCACTCACCTTCCTAACCAAGTCAGAGATGCAGATTCATTCCAAGTCCCACACAGAGGCCAAACCACACAAGTGTCCCCACTGCTCCAAGACGTTTGCCAATGCCTCCTACCTGTCGCAGCACTTGCGCATCCACCTGGGGATTAAACCCTACCATTGCTCCTACTGCGAGAACTCGTTCCGTCAGCTGtcacacctgcagcagcacactAG AATCCACACTGGCGATAGGCCTTATAAATGTGCTCACCCTGGATGTGAAAAGGCTTTTACCCAGCTGTCCAACCTTCAG TCCCACCAGAGGCAGCACAACAAAGACAAGCCGTATAAATGTCCCAACTGCTACCGTGCCTACTCAGATTCTGCATCATTGCAGATCCACTTGTCAGCGCATGCCATCAAAAACGCTAAGGCCTACTGCTGCAGCATGTGCGGCCGGGCATACACCTCA GAGACCTACCTTATGAAGCACATGTCCAAACACACGGTGGTGGAGCACCTAGTGAGCCACCAGTCCCCCCAGAGGACCGAGTCCCCCAGCATCCCCATACGCATCTCCCTAATCTGA
- the LOC114438968 gene encoding tumor necrosis factor receptor superfamily member 1A — MDFVLVFPLILALISSGQCNPGMIVECDKKCPAGYHVPNDACPSGKRHCKQCEANTFTEIENISTRCLKCRECAGHSSEIETQRCSSSHNTVCSCKEGFYNAGSKDTLDCRKCNSQQKCENCANQDFKLKCCLRGQTATPAATSISTPVTTVARETPAESPAPDPTSSIASNSTPLIVPVPHNQEKQLWLSVVVLVVTFLLFILLLLLLNNNLCRTGFLCWRAKKDVDSLVENSILNEQPSQRGGSPTTLTWTFVEENPMMPLNQSPPASEPPALIYPLLPDSDHLAARQCDKSDHWPAIVLYAIIKEVPLRRWKEFLRLLNVADHQLERVELEAGFGLSSMERQYQMLRLWSQRPSACLNDVFSALHYMDLSGCAQLLQESLEKMQWQPEPQQAFTEHGSNGTVQHT; from the exons ATGGACTTTGTCCTG GTTTTTCCCTTGATACTTGCCCTCATTTCAAGTGGACAGTGTAACCCTGGAATGATAGTAGAATGTGACAAAAAGTGCCCCGCTG GATATCATGTACCTAACGACGCCTGTCCTAGTGGAAAACGTCATTGTAAACAATGTGAGGCTAACACGTTTACagaaatagaaaacatttcaacaAGATGTTTGAAATGCCGGGAGTGCGCAG gTCATTCCTCGGAGATAGAAACACAGCGCTGCAGCTCTAGTCATAACACAGTATGCAGCTGCAAAGAGGGATTCTACAATGCAGGCTCTAAGGACACCCTGGACTGCCGGAAATGCAACTcacaacagaaatgtgaaa ACTGTGCCAACCAGGACTTCAAATTGAAATGCTGTCTAAG GGGTCAGACAGCCACACCTGCAGCCACATCCATATCAACACCTGTGACAACAGTGGCAAGAGAAA CTCCAGCTGAATCTCCAGCTCCAGATCCAACTTCAAGCATAGCCTCAAACAGCACACCTCTTATAGTTCCAGTCCCACACAACC aAGAGAAACAGCTCTGGCTTTCAGTGGTGGTGCTTGTGGTGACATTTCTGCTGTTCATtttgctcctgctgctcttaAACAACAACCTGTGCAGAACCGGCTTTCTCTGCTGGAGAGCAAAGAAAGATGTGGACTCACTAGTGGAGAACTCCATATTAAATG AACAACCCAGTCAGCGAGGCGGGAGTCCAACCACACTG ACATGGACGTTTGTTGAAGAAAATCCCATGATGCCTCTCAATCAATCTCCACCAGCATCAGAACCTCCAGCCCTCATCTATCCTCTGCTGCCAGACAGCGATCACCTTG CTGCCAGACAATGTGACAAATCAGACCACTGGCCCGCCATTGTCCTTTACGCCATTATCAAGGAGGTGCCCCTGCGTAGGTGGAAAGAGTTCTTGCGTCTGCTGAATGTGGCAGACCACCAGCTGGAACGGGTGGAGCTGGAGGCCGGTTTCGGTCTGAGCTCCATGGAGAGACAATACCAGATGCTGAGGCTGTGGAGCCAGCGACCCTCTGCATGCCTGAACGACGTGTTCTCGGCCTTACACTACATGGATTTATCCGGCTGTgcccagctgctgcaggagagcCTGGAGAAGATGCAGTGGCAGCCTGAACCGCAGCAAGCTTTCACAGAGCATGGGTCAAATGGGACAGTGCAGCATACCTGA
- the ttc34 gene encoding uncharacterized protein ttc34, with protein MTAVVRPGLNVLELCEDGDKFLEAGEHERATSLYMSAFRTHASSAVSHMRNKLEKSSLDKVISTLEQWLDGHGEDQPAEGHNKGLAAVFLSTLSPNNLSATIFKMESLLQSGGHGCEEIFARCTALLEGKWSPHPEGPTRILLEITRALACLLSEPHTSKGLKLYLKSYQSYKSETVTLVKSRQAGHIPKVVMAFTDQIIHMHPSLAFDSKWSAMTKENDCLDMKDASAVIEFLLAISPGDRDAQELQAAHLFLTGRFGDSAEVYSALLNYGHCQKVSESTADSPERRARLWMGRAAACFSAGGRTAEQCRDLGRAFEIHPATARTYFQKLFTDRGNALAARNHLRQQAERGLSDFKERVLVRTDLRSTEGVELLDPVITQLRTLCHLEPDGGGRELRVRLADCLLLRGEHKEALSICSQLAAAQGQQSYQNTVQVLRGYARLLSDDHTGALEDFQAVIEHNAPHPSSCVRALCGRGLLRMMGGLNYLTALDYMTASRLHPQETALTIRCLVPWNYRGLLFTVLLEQGRVMLEKTGEHRSKSSSSEASQQPQQEDQLQTPPKRDNHRSGTPAGVQCLAVLLMELQPSADGPQILGADALYQLGRVEEAYRLLLSIGPTNPRAPILARLSLLQLHRGFLYDTNQLLKKLILCGDTSCLRPLLAVAQKKDRALLQGHCHSAAKRILDSLREESSVREAVAYLSIAIMASGGGAADCLLERAKCYALLGQRKTAIYDFSAILKENPKHVQALCGRGFTYLMLNQQKECIHDILAALQINTDIVTKDILSLKDKAQKLVCDWLHQFCRTSLSDIVVSTAVPCHEEQLREAFIIGGALMRTDCRDPRWHLLYVDILLAKGEAKGAAAHLCQVFGQEPRDAVAQARVGVVEAWQQNYRSAVRRLSKLTEKDSSCLDFLLALIPFNQRKSMAQAAAQEASSVSSGGQWDQALALLTVAVQAVSNHKLQYLRQRAACLTQLGLHERAIADLDRVIQKHSRPDSNSSDDPQVWAEDLCRRGRSLVLCSRERAALEDFTHALELHKDQAIQCVEAGLGRLRVAECFLRGALQHYGEQQLSKAWTLIECGLLVDSENTELRRLRARVKREVASPCNVN; from the exons ATGACTGCTGTGGTTCGACCTGGACTGAATGTTTTAGAGCTCTGTGAGGATGGAGACAAGTTCCTTGAGGCTGGAGAGCATGAGAGGGCAACCTCACTCTACATGTCTGCCTTCAGGACCCatgcctcctctgctgtgtccCACATGCGTAATAAACTGGAGAAGTCCAGCCTGGATAAGGTGATATCAACTCTAGAACAGTGGCTTGATGGTCATGGGGAGGATCAGCCCGCCGAGGGTCATAATAAAGGTCTTGCAGCTGTGTTCCTGTCCACGCTCAGCCCCAACAATCTGTCAGCCACCATTTTCAAAATGGAGTCTCTTCTTCAGAGTGGCGGGCATGGCTGCGAGGAGATTTTTGCCCGCTGCACAGCTCTGCTTGAAGGGAAATGGAGCCCTCATCCAGAAGGACCAACTCGTATTTTGCTGGAAATAACTCGAGCTCTGGCGTGCTTGCTCTCAGAGCCTCATACTTCCAAGGGCCTGAAGCTTTACCTGAAGTCTTACCAGAGTTACAAATCAGAAACTGTCACACTGGTGAAGAGCAGACAAGCTGGACACATACCCAAAGTAGTTATGGCCTTTACAGACCAGATAATACACATGCATCCTTCTCTGGCATTTGACAGCAAGTGGTCAGCCATGACAAAAGAGAATGATTGTCTAGATATGAAAGACGCCTCTGCAGTAATCGAGTTTTTGCTTGCTATCTCGCCAGGTGATAGAGATGCTCAGGAACTTCAAGCAGCACATTTGTTTTTGACTGGCAGGTTTGGGGACAGTGCAGAGGTGTACTCTGCCCTCTTGAATTATGGCCACTGTCAGAAAGTGTCAGAGAGTACTGCAGACAGTCCTGAGAGGAGAGCCAGACTCTGGATGGGTCGAGCAGCTGCCTGCTTTTCAGCAGGTGGAAGGACTGCAGAGCAGTGCAGAGATCTGGGGAGAGCATTTGAGATCCACCCTGCTACTGCCAGAACTTATTTCCAAAAGCTCTTCACAGATCGTGGAAATGCCCTGGCTGCTCGCAACCATCTTCGTCAGCAAGCTGAGAGAGGCCTGTCTGATTTCAAAGAGAGAGTCCTTGTCCGCACAGACCTGCGATCCACAGAAGGAGTTGAACTCTTGGATCCCGTGATCACTCAGTTAAGGACTCTGTGCCATTTGGAGCCtgatggaggaggcagagagttACGGGTACGACTGGCTGACTGTCTCCTCCTCAGAGGGGAGCACAAAGAGGCACTCTCTATCTGTAGCCAACTAGCTGCTGCCCAAGGTCAGCAGAGCTATCAAAATACAGTCCAAGTTCTTCGTGGATATGCACGACTTCTCTCTGATGACCACACGGGGGCTTTAGAGGACTTCCAGGCTGTGATTGAGCACAACGCTCCTCACCCATCCAGTTGTGTGCGAGCACTTTGCGGCAGGGGTCTCCTGCGTATGATGGGTGGTTTAAACTATCTCACAGCTCTGGACTACATGACAGCCAGCAGGCTACACCCACAGGAAACAGCACTGACTATTCGCTGCTTGGTGCCATGGAACTACAGGGGGCTGCTGTTTACTGTTCTATTGGAGCAAGGCCGGGTCATGCTGGAGAAGACTGGAGAGCATAGGTCCAAGTCGAGTTCTAGTGAGGCATCCCAGCAGCCTCAACAAGAAGACCAGCTGCAGACTCCACCAAAGAGAGACAACCACCGGTCAGG GACTCCTGCAGGTGTTCAGTGTCTGGCTGTATTACTGATGGAGCTGCAGCCCAGTGCTGATGGGCCTCAGATCCTGGGAGCAGATGCCTTATACCAGCTTGGCCGGGTGGAAGAGGCCTACCGCTTACTACTCTCCATCGGGCCCACCAATCCTCGGGCACCTATCCTGGCTCGcctgtccctgctgcagctgcaccgAGGCTTTCTTTATGACACCAACCAG CTGCTTAAAAAGCTCATCCTGTGTGGTGACACTAGCTGCTTGCGCCCCCTGTTGGCCGTGGCTCAGAAGAAGGACCGAGCCCTGCTGCAGGGACACTGTCACTCAGCTGCAAAACGCATCCTGGACAGCTTAAGAGAGGAGAGCTCTGTCAGGGAGGCTGTGGCCTATCTCTCTATTGCTATCATGGCCTCTG GTGGTGGAGCAGCAGACTGCTTGCTGGAGAGAGCCAAGTGCTATGCCTTGCTGGGTCAACGAAAGACTGCTATATATGATTTCAGTGCCATTCTGAAGGAGAATCCAAAACATGTGCAGGCCCTGTGTGGAAGAGGTTTCACCTATCTCATGCTGAATCAACAAAAG GAATGCATCCATGATATCCTGGCAGCACTTCAGATAAACACTGACATTGTCACTAAAGACATCCTGTCACTCAAGGACAAGGCACAGAAGCTggtctgtgattggctgcatcAGTTCTGCCGTACCAGTTTGTCAGACATTGTAGTCTCTACTGCTGTTCCCTGCCACGAAGAACAGCTCAGAGAGGCTTTTATTATTGGTGGAGCACTGATGAGGACTGACTGCAGAGACCCCAGATGGCATCTTCTCTATGTTGACATACTCTTGGCTAAAG GTGAAGCTAAGGGAGCAGCTGCTCATCTGTGCCAGGTGTTTGGCCAGGAGCCAAGAGACGCAGTGGCCCAGGCTAGGGTGGGTGTGGTGGAGGCCTGGCAGCAGAACTACCGCAGCGCAGTTCGCAGGCTCAGCAAACTGACAGAGAAAGATTCATCCTGTCTGGACTTCTTGCTGGCCCTGATCCCATTTAATCAGAGAAAAAGCATGGCGCAG GCAGCAGCACAGGAGGCCAGCAGCGTGTCATCAGGTGGCCAGTGGGATCAGGCACTTGCACTCCTGACAGTGGCAGTACAGGCAGTGAGCAATCACAAACTACAATATCTTCGCCAGAGGGCTGCTTGCCTGACACAACTGGGCCTACATGAGCGGGCCATAGCTGACCTGGACAGAGTTATTCAGAAACACAGTAGGCCTGACTCTAACTCTTCAGATGACCCTCAAGTCTGGGCAGAGGATCTGTGTCGGCGAGGCCGCAGCCTGGTGCTTTGTTCCAGGGAGAGAGCGGCTCTGGAGGACTTCACCCACGCCCTGGAACTCCACAAGGACCAGGCCATCCAGTGTGTGGAAGCAGGTCTGGGAAGGTTGCGCGTGGCTGAGTGCTTCCTGCGGGGGGCGCTGCAGCACTatggagagcagcagctcagtAAAGCTTGGACATTGATTGAATGTGGCCTCCTTGTGGACAGCGAGAACACAGAGCTGCGTAGACTGAGGGCAAGGGTCAAACGGGAAGTGGCCAGCCCGTGTAATGTCAACTAG